The Sulfobacillus thermosulfidooxidans genome segment GGCCTGTGAGCAGTTTTCCTGCTCCCGCCATTTAAGATATTAGTGCCAGAACGCGCATCATTTGACGCAGATACCCCATAGGGGTATCATGAATTCGAATTATGGCCAAGGAATCTCTGACCAGAGTTCGCAATATCTTAGCGTGTTGTGTTGTCATATGACGGCAAAAGCGTCAGGATATGATAAGAGGGCTCGATATTTTTAAGCTATTACGGGAAAATAACATATCATGACTATTTAACCAACGAGGTGAAATTATGGATGCTCGCAAAGTCATCATTTTAGGAACCGGTCCGGCAGGGCTTACCGCAGCCATTTATGCAGCTCGCGCTAATCTCAGTCCTTTAGTCATTGAAGGCAATGAACCCGGCGGCCAACTGACTCTAACAACCGAAATTGAAAATTTTCCTGGATTCCCTGATGCCATCATGGGACCCGATTTGATGGAAAATATGCGGAAACAAGCCGAACGATTTGGAGCGGAATTTGTTTTTGGAATGGCAACCTCTGTGGATTTACAAACTCGTCCATTCCGCGTTGTGGTCAATGAGGCCGACGAATTTTTTGCGGAATCGCTCATTATTTCTACAGGTGCCTCGGCGAAAATGCTTGGCATTCCAGGAGAAGCTGAAGCGTTGGGTCACGGAGTCTCCACATGCGCGACATGTGATGGATTCTTTTTCCGTGACAAGAAAATCATTGTCGTTGGCGGTGGCGATTCTGCAATGGAAGAAGCTACATTTCTCACCAAATTTGCGTCGGAGGTCACCATTGTACACCGCCGTGATACCTTGCGCGCATCCAAAGTTATGCAAGAACGAGCCCATAACAATCCGAAAATAAAGTGGATGATGGATGTCACGCCAGTATCTGTGAAGTCTGAAAACAATCATGTTGTCGGACTCGAAGTTCGAGATAACAAAACGGGAGAGACCAAAGTCTTAGAAACAGAAGGGATTTTTGTCGCAATCGGGCATAACCCCAATACTGCTTTTCTCAATGGCCAGGTCGAAACCGATAAGGTGGGATACATCATTACAAACCCGCATAATACGGCGACAAGCGTTCAAGGCGTGTTTGCTTGCGGAGACGTGATGGACTCCCATTATCGTCAAGCCATCACGGCCGCGGGTAGCGGCTGTCGCGCTGCGATGGATGTAGAAAAATATCTCGAAGGTTCGTTTGTTTATGACTGGTCCATGAGTGGCACACACTAAAATCAAAACCGTTCCCTGCTTCCGGGAACGGTTTTGCTATTTGAATGGGAAATATCTACCTTTCATCCGATTTTACGGTGTTTGCTTAGGCTTGAATTCTCAGAACTATTTTGCGATGGAGTTCAGCTCCAACCTCGTCCTGTCAGAACGGTCTTGTTGATGTATAATTATGCTGTTTTTTTGATAGGTTCGCATAGTTTGGATATGAAGATTTGGGTTTGACACCCCGGAATGGATACTGCACTATATAGGGGATACTCCCCCAAAAATTTAAGGAGGAAGCATATGGCCCATGTAATTACTGGTTTGTGCCAAGACACCAAAGACCAGAGCTGCGTCGAAGTCTGCCCTGTTGACTGCATTCATCCAGCCCAAAGTTTGGACGGTGACGAAGCTTACGAAGCGGCTCCTCAGCTTTATATCGATCCCGATGTCTGTATTGACTGTGGGGCTTGCGTTCCGGAATGTCCCGTAGGTGCCATTTTTATGCAAGAAGACTTGGCGCCCGAAGATGAAAAATACATTGAGATTAACGCCGCTTATTACCGAAAATAACTGATACAAGCCTAGGACATGCCTAGGCTTGTTCTTTGTTATACACCACTTGCTTAGCAGATGGCCTTGAGGTTTGTCCAGTTTTTTTATAACCCCACTGCCAATGCGCAATTAATTGTTTTCCCCAATAGATTCCAGGCTTTTCAACATACCTAAAACTGAGTTCACTTACAGCCATACTCAAAGCGCCTGCGACAAATAAGCGCAAGACAAAACCTTGCAATGTATGCATATTCGCCCAAGACCAATCACTGACTTTCCCTAAAATAAACCAGTGGGTTAGATATAAGCTGTAACTGCGGGTTCCGATATATTGCAAAACCTTATTGTGCACCAGCCACGACAAACCTGAGTAATCTTTCCAAGTCAGCCAAACCAATAAATAATTAGGAATTACCCATAAGAGATTTGCCATTTGGAAAGACCACTCGTGCCATCCCAGAAATAACGCCCACATCAACCATAATATGCTCCAACCACGTAAACTCGGAGCATGATCAAATTTCACCATGGCTAACCCAGCAGAAAACCATATGGCCTGACTAGGAAAACTCCACAGTAAAAAGGAATGGGCCCATTGTGGCCATGTGAACCACAGATGTTGCAAAATAATGGGCCATAATTCGGCTCCCAATAAACCCCATACGAGAAACGTCCATGCCGATATCTTGGGAAAAACGCGCCGCATTATAAACGGGAATAATGCGTAAAATGTCATTTCCACACCGATGGACCATTCGACGCCAATCCACGAATTTTGAAACCAAGGGAGCCATCCAAACACAAATGTTACATGGGCCAACAAATTTGCCCAGGAAAAAATATGCCCTTGCATTGCCGTGGGAACAACCGTAGGATTTCCCGTGGTCAATAAGCCCGTAACCAGTAACATCAGGTAAAAAAGTGGGGCGATACGAAAAAATCTCCGGGTCCAAAAAGCCTTCGCCGGCTCTGCATCTTTGTGATGGCGGTATTGCCAACTCAGAACTAGCGTGAGCGCAGACACCATGTAAAAAAGCCCAACACCTTGGTCACCTTGACCCACGAAACGCATCCACCAGGGACCATGAAATGGCCGAATAATCGCTGCGTGAAAGATCATGACACTTAAAATCGCTATTCCCCGTAGTGCATCTAGCCTAGCATAACGCGGGGGAGAAGAAACAGCCCAACTATTTTGTTGCCGACCGCTCGTACCGCCTATCACACGCTGTCCTCCTTCATCGCAAAATTTCCTCATGAGGATTGAGCGTACGGGGTAAAAGTGGTGGCCACCACATGGCTATGCTACCAACTTCATAACCATCGATCTACCCAAAATGGCCAAACTTCAGGCAGACTTCAGGAAGATGAGAAAGGGACTGGCTCAGGATGGCCAGTCCCTTTACACAAAATTCGTCGTGTTATCCAGGAATAGATGGAGGTTCTTGAGTATTAGTACTAGTTCCCGGTCGTCGCGATGTCTTTGGCGCATTTTCATTTCGATCAATACTCATCGCGACTTTTCGTAAGGTGAGCAACAATATCGACATGACCACAATCTGAAAAATCCACCAGGCAGGATCCCACCAATGCGGGACCCCTTCACTGTAGGGCATTTTCAACGGCAGTGTCGGCCAAAATCCGCCTCCCATACCCATCCCCTCCTGTCCTCAAATGATGTAGATGGCGAGCCAGCTCGCAATCCACGCCAGGGCCACATAAATCCAGAAGTACACGCTTGCTTCCGCTGTCCAAAACCGTTCGGGCGCCATGTTTTGACGCACATTGCGGATAATGCTAATACCGAGCATAATCAGCCCAATCACCGCATACACGAGATCCGCGCCCAAAATGATGTAATACATTTCGCCAAAGCGGGACTGGGGCGAAACGTAGCGCATCCCCCACTGATAGGCGACCCCTAAGATCGCGAGGAGGCCTAACCCCGCCGCAATCTTGAGGCGGGATCCCACCTGATCCCGGTCCTGAGCATGACGGCCGGCGGTTACCGCGCCCCAAGCGACCAGAGCACTCACCGCCATCAAGGCTGCGACCACCACCCCAAAGCCTTGATTGGCTTGCGGGGCCACATACGTGCCGTCATACAGATACTTCGCCTCAAACAAGACGACAAAGGGCACAATTTGGGTGGCAATAAAGACCAGCATACTAAAACGGACCGCCCGGTAATTATGCGGGGTAATCGGCTGACTTTGACGTTCTTCCGAAATCATCGGCTTATCCACCATCAGACATTCCTCCTCTTACTTCTGTGGTGACGTGGGCACGTAATCGTGCCAATCATAGTACGGATCCGTCGAGGCCCGGCTTGTGGCGGCCAACTCATCCAGTGCCGTCGTCACCACCGGCACCGTGCTCCCTTCCCCGTATTTGTAGAGACTCGCCACAATTTCCGGTTGGACTGGAAAATTATTCGTCGGCGGTGGCGAAGCCGTAAACCACTCGGGGGTTTTGGCATTCCACGGATTCTCGCTCGCTTTTTCGCCATTCGCCCAGCAGTAGCCAATGTAAATGATATTGGCCACAAAGGACGCCCCTAAGATAAAGGCGAAAATCGACACCTCAAAGTTCATCGGTTGCAGATATGCCGGGTAGGCTGGGACCCAGCGGTTCATTCCGTGCAGTCCTAAGAGGAAGAACTGGCTGAACGTCAAGTTAAAGGCAAAGAAGGTGATAATCGCCAAGGTCTT includes the following:
- the trxB gene encoding thioredoxin-disulfide reductase, with translation MDARKVIILGTGPAGLTAAIYAARANLSPLVIEGNEPGGQLTLTTEIENFPGFPDAIMGPDLMENMRKQAERFGAEFVFGMATSVDLQTRPFRVVVNEADEFFAESLIISTGASAKMLGIPGEAEALGHGVSTCATCDGFFFRDKKIIVVGGGDSAMEEATFLTKFASEVTIVHRRDTLRASKVMQERAHNNPKIKWMMDVTPVSVKSENNHVVGLEVRDNKTGETKVLETEGIFVAIGHNPNTAFLNGQVETDKVGYIITNPHNTATSVQGVFACGDVMDSHYRQAITAAGSGCRAAMDVEKYLEGSFVYDWSMSGTH
- a CDS encoding 4Fe-4S dicluster domain-containing protein; protein product: MAHVITGLCQDTKDQSCVEVCPVDCIHPAQSLDGDEAYEAAPQLYIDPDVCIDCGACVPECPVGAIFMQEDLAPEDEKYIEINAAYYRK
- a CDS encoding acyltransferase family protein, whose translation is MIGGTSGRQQNSWAVSSPPRYARLDALRGIAILSVMIFHAAIIRPFHGPWWMRFVGQGDQGVGLFYMVSALTLVLSWQYRHHKDAEPAKAFWTRRFFRIAPLFYLMLLVTGLLTTGNPTVVPTAMQGHIFSWANLLAHVTFVFGWLPWFQNSWIGVEWSIGVEMTFYALFPFIMRRVFPKISAWTFLVWGLLGAELWPIILQHLWFTWPQWAHSFLLWSFPSQAIWFSAGLAMVKFDHAPSLRGWSILWLMWALFLGWHEWSFQMANLLWVIPNYLLVWLTWKDYSGLSWLVHNKVLQYIGTRSYSLYLTHWFILGKVSDWSWANMHTLQGFVLRLFVAGALSMAVSELSFRYVEKPGIYWGKQLIAHWQWGYKKTGQTSRPSAKQVVYNKEQA
- a CDS encoding cytochrome c oxidase subunit 3, whose product is MVDKPMISEERQSQPITPHNYRAVRFSMLVFIATQIVPFVVLFEAKYLYDGTYVAPQANQGFGVVVAALMAVSALVAWGAVTAGRHAQDRDQVGSRLKIAAGLGLLAILGVAYQWGMRYVSPQSRFGEMYYIILGADLVYAVIGLIMLGISIIRNVRQNMAPERFWTAEASVYFWIYVALAWIASWLAIYII